tattacgtattacaacgacaaactgTTCGAAAtgcatttgaacgatgatattcCATTCTACTTATGttcaaacagttgttttcgtctgtaatttgtttggtatgaaagcaaatgttcgaacattcagcttcaagatcaagaaaacgttgaaaaacgggataactatttttaaataaacggTTCCCACGTGGTTTCCAATCGTGCGCCAAGTTTGCAGTATGACGCCGTCTATAAAAAGACCTGTCCTCGCATTACAACATGGTTCTGTCTCAAGTAGTTACATAGTTCATATCAACGAagtattattatcatatatccGTGTTTGATCGATGATAGGGCGGTGACCTCTTTATTGTCTGAAAGGAAACAGTATTAAATAAGCTTctaacttaatattttaatactttaaaccCCCAAATAGTTCTGCACAGTATAAAACTGTATTTGTTAAGTTGGTCTGTTTAGAGCTTTGTATGCAGGGGATATTCTTGACCCTATGACTAAAGTTTTGCTTTTCTCTGTGTCAACTTTAGATATACATTGTATTACGTATTAAGTATTAAATGTTATCACCCACCCGTCACTCTATatcatatttatgcaaagaAGGTATTATGCTGCCTTTACTACATTATTACAGTAATGTACTCCAGTAATGTGTTTCACTATATTTCTCCAATAGGTCAACATAAAATCTTACCAGTTGAAAGACAATCGCACCAAACGTCAACATCGGCTTCAATAATCATCTCCATCTCATGTTGCAATGGTATTTCTTGTCTACACTTCCTTTTTATGGCTGAGAGAATGTATAAATAGGCGAGAATTTCGCCACAGCCGTCAGCAAAAGGAATTGGCAGCCAACAAGACAGCTCCAGACCTTGTTAGGAGTAAAACTCACGGTAACTGCTCTCACTTAAATAAGTCcgttatatttttcatatagcATACGTTAGCTACTGCTGCTTTTATTAAAGGTCGTAGTAGCTTGATTGAAAgttaaaattttgatattttgtatggttttataatttatcattataattatatatgtattttttgtaaaaagttcTTAGAATgtgaatgaaaactttaaatactattaaataaaaGGTGTGTATGATAAATTTTCATCTTTATTGTTACTTGTTCGTGAATTCTTATAATGAtgacttttaaatattttttgatttattgatgttgttttaattttgtatttcgGTATAATGGCTGCAAAATGACCTTTAAGCAACtatgaaaatgtcattttgcatttaatacCATTAGTGATCACCTTAACAGAATTACATATGAGATATAGTAGCATTAATGATAAGGGAAGTTAAATGAATTTTCCCTTTACGTGTTTCCGCAGGCATATCATAGGCTTCCTATCGAACCAGACAGTTATTATCTCTCTTGTTTAGAATTTATCTTGTTCAGTACTTATCTTTAAAAGGCCACGCGGATTTCGTAAACATCCTAAACGTAAGCTTGTTATAATGGCATTCTGGGCGATTGTATTGAGAGTACATGGATACACGGTAAACTAGAGGTGTAGTTTCGGAGTAGCACATACTGAAAATGTCGATTAAGTTATGGTGAAAGGCCAAAAACTGTCCATTATGCCAGAGAAAGAACAGTTCGAAGAAATCAGTGCCgaagttgtttttttcgctGACAGATGGACAGAATGAGCGTTTCACTAgcttaaaacatgtaaataacgaGGTTAAAATCATGATTTTCACGGCGCTATTGTCAACTTATTGGAAACATTCACACCATTTGAAAAGACACTAATCATTCAAATATCTATATAATATTGCGCTCATTTATCGTTaacatataaattgtaaatattttttggttattattattatttttttagattacAACCTatatttacagccaatgaaattgcagataggcaatcattaagtactgcgctttatcattattaagaatttcaactttcgcgggaaTTAAAGATCCGCCCTCTGCCACTCATCCCAAACACAATCTGTGCATccgattttgcgttgacaatgttttagccaatgaggttgtattctaagtcagtaagatgaccGGAATTAAAATCTTATGATTAAGATGGGCTCAATCGCTACGCTCTCTCCGGccatcattaagattttaattcatgtcatctaacttttACTGAAAATTCAACTTCAACGGATATATAATAagtgcaaaatgtgtttttattgtgcATTATTTACGTAATACGGTAATAAGTTTTTTTCTTCTCCTTAAGGGATATACAACtaataaacattttcctttGCCCCTATGGCTGCACAAACCTCAGTCACATCTTCATTTGGGCATTGAGTTGTTATCGGATTTTGATTAAAAGCAACATTtcgtaataatttattaaaccTAAGAAATAAAgggttttaaagtgttttttcttcaaataagtgCATAGTTAacacaatacaatatttatcataatgaaatattttttcacgACATGAAAAGACGATGTGGCAGACAATCGTGACGCTAATTCTGACCGTTCTCACGGACGCCATCACAGAAGCCGCTCAAGTGCAGTTCGTGGGCTGTGGCTCGAACCTCGACACTATGCTCAGGCTAGTCTGTCAGGACAGGGGCTTCAACGGGATTCAAAGTAGGAGGGGTGAGTGGAGTAAAACACTGTTTAACCAAGTGTATTTGTATCAATGAATTATGTTCGTTGATAAAGATAAGTCATCACATAAGAAgttgaataatatttaataaacggCAAACTGTAGAGTATCTTCGTGTAGAACATATAATATACAGACAAACTATATTTTAGAGAAACGAAACATAGGTTTCACCCGACATGGCATTGTGGAAGAATGTTGTCACCAGCCGTGTTCCTTAGGCCAGTTGGAGCAGTATTGCGCTGTGGAGGGTACAGTAGATACGGTATGTTTCTAATGTTTAAAGTTACTcagttttttattaaagatatcTGAGCAATTAAGGACCTCTATTGTACACTTAAAAGCTACCATTCGTCCTGTTTTGTCATACAGTGGCTatgattaaacatatacatgaaaAGCCTACTGACAACCCAGAAGCGCTTAACTGTATTCTAAATAAAAgcttaattttaattattaacacTTATCCGCAAATGCATCGCTGGCCAAAGTATGTCATGTGTGTACATGAATGTTGCGCCCACTGGCAGAATCCTTTATTgctcaaatgtcttcaaatAACCGTGAGACTGTAAAAGGGTCATTCGGGACAAACGCAGACACTGTTTATACAACGTTTAATAGaggtaataattatatttatacatgtcaCATATATCGCCAGAATATGTTCTCTTAATGCTTTAAATTTCACTCAGGTACGTTGATTGTGCTTGaagtagttttattttaaagtaggTAAGGAAGGACCTACGCAACCCAATAATGTCAAATGACGTTGTTTTCATTTCTGCTAAAATCCTGCTAGTTTATACGTTAACATAACGCTCAACCCCGCGTCTGTGCGTGGTGTCAATCTTAATAGGCCATGAGGACATGTTGCTACTGGAGCCTAAAGCCACACGCGCTTAGATGTAAATTGGTATAccaatatcaatttttaaaacaactaaGTTTGTATGGCTAAAACGGATGTGTGTCCGAAAAGTAAGAAGATACTGTATGGAAAGGTACTTACGACAATGGAAGGAACATgaatataaactcattattcCGTATGCTTAAACATCTCTGCTGTCAATAAGTCAATTACTAAGGTGCATACGACGATTATGGTGTTGCAACATTGTTGTGTGTTTGAACACATATCTTACCGAACCTCTTTCTGTTATAACTTTGACTAAATTAGATCAATAGAAAGCATAATTGGATCTTCCAAATGTTGACTAAATGTGATTACTTCAAGGGGGTCAATATGGTATTTCTATTTGTGATTgaatatatgaatttaaaacatcattaataGTTCCTGGTGATGATTTAAAATGacgaaaaattatatttcagtacatgtacaaacattaaACATCTGACATTTGGTATTTAAGACCAAACCGCAGTCAGTAATAGATGAAATTGAGCCCATTATTACCTTACAGCTACGTGAACATATTATAACACTCGCCAGGGTAAAAGTAATACATTGCCTTGGAAATACACGTCTCGAATACTTCTCAAATCTTTATTATGTGACCATTATAGACTCCTTTGGTGATATAACCGTGCGAATTTAATACGGAAATCATTTCTTAATACAGCCATGGACACATATTTATGGTTCGTGACAGaactgtttgaaatgtttaGAACATGTCGTGTCAAAAGGAAATTCGACGACATTATCAAACATCGTGAACGAGTGTCAGCCATTTGGTCTGACAGCATCTCAAATTTGtcagaacccccccccccccccataaatAACTAAGAACCATGCTTCCATTTTTGCAAAAGATCAATGTACATAATACTGGGATTATGCTGCTTAACTGCGTCTGTATCCAGGCATTTAATCTTGCACTCAAAGCTTAACTATATCTTAGAACgtattttgtgtacataacaTGCTGACacttaaacatgttaaacatgttcattattttattgtatttgacGTTGTAAACTGTTCGTGAGTTCCAGTAATATTATCctttgaaaaacacacacaatagtaccgaaaaaaatacaacttttcAATTGCGCATGCGCTAAAACGTGTGTCTTTTATAATTAATACGACAAACAAGTTTGAAAAACATCTATCAAAGTTTGAAATTTTCCATCGGCCACACGGACCTTAGCTTTTACAATCTTACTTGAACCGGGTCGAAAGGACCGCTGGCCCGACGGATTTACTTCTGCGAGTGTGTAGTATTACGTGAATTGCGAAGCAGGTGACAAGTGCTTTCCTCTATATATAAACGACTACCTCGTGTGAAATTATCATGtaaatagtatacatgtacatgttgaaTGTAAGGATTCAtggttatacatatataatagaGCTATTACGTtacatattgtttgttatttaatacgtatttaatttgataatgttcttttaaattgaaaaacaaacataatattattataagaaCGTTATATTCCACTCATTCAAGCGCATTCGTGCATAAACTTTCATAAAGTGTATGATAATGTACAGAACAAAACTGTGAATGTTTTGTTCTGCCTTTCAGGAGGAGGTATTAACCAACTTGAAAGCATTGACGCTACATCGACAAACGTTACCGACGATCGAAAGGCCCTCGCCAATAGAAGAGGAAGTCTTATCGTCTGAAACCAACGAGCATCTACCAACGTCCAACCCTTGGACCATGCTTGCACAGACCGGGCAGTCTCATGTTTACAGAAATGGTCCTCGCACGAGGTTCTTCTATGTTCGCAGACTTAACCCCTCGCCAACTCGTTCCCCTGTGATACCCGCCATAGATCAACAATGAAAAgtcaattgataaaacatatagaGGTTATTGTTATGCTGTAAAATTTCGAGTacttttgtgtaatgaagtttTACGAAATGTCATTAGTActtttcatgtttcataattttagaatattttgtctgttagaaacatacatttttggtacttaaagtaaaacagaatttttgataatatccaaattatttcatgacatttatTACTCTATTCAAACATAGTTGTCAAACtttatattatagtatacaCAGCGTATAGCATTTCTATTATCAATTAGTCTGtggaattatttttcttgacaaCCTATCACTAAGTCTAAAGATTGTTGCGAAACTTTagattgtaatataaacagaatGCCCGGCTTAAGTCAGTCTAAGATTAAGTCAGACAATGACATTTTTAGGGCCCAGCCCCTAGTGTCCCCTGCGTCTGGATTAATTGTCTCAATTTCATTGGCCATGTATTGGCATGACTTTTTGTAACATCCTTTGTCATTGGATGTGCTACAACgccaattatttgcaataatttacttGTAGCATTTTAGtcactgaattttattttataagaatacatatatattttgcaatattcaaatgtacattgcatattaattttacaatgttcttTTGTTCGTTACGTATCCACCACGTTACAAGTACATGCTTtagatatttatctttaatgcatATCGCCCTAAGcgcattttgttgttaaaacgtCTTATTTCTAAATGCGGCGGTCCAGCATGGAAAAAAGTTAtgtaatattaacttattaataGCCTTGTGACAGTCACGTGGTAGATACTGACCAAAAGatactgataaaacattattctgGTTTTGACAAGCGTCGAGGATACACCTCTGTTAGGATTTCctatcaaaattacaaaatatatgaacattttaaactagtGAAAAGGAATTGTTACCActgttattcattattatcacaatcaaataaaacacttaaaacttgTATGCTGTTTTACTTGGATACTTTCGAAGTGAGCGTTGGACAACTaatagttataacaacattgctTCATAGTCGACTAAGACTTCGTGACTAACCGTGTATTCCGGAcattacttttactactactacttttaaaaCCCGTTACATGACCAGTTTTTCATCCTGTCATCAGATGATGATAGTTTTGGCAATTCTCTAAAAGTTGTGTCTTTCCTCGCTCGAGTCACTTTTACTGTTGACTTCGAAGTGTTTCATCTCATAATAAAACGAGGAAATTGACACATTTCTTGAGCCTTTTTAGATCTCGGGAAGGAGTCATTAAGAGTCGTCCACACGGCACAAAACTATCTAGGAAAAGGAGAATACCTATTGAGAGGTGCAGTATATTAAGTGAAGCCATCCATCAGTTATACAAACATTGCTatggtaaagtttcatttttaagtttaaaaagctAAGTTTGAatctttttaatgtttacaccgagagattattttgataaagatattatgtcatttaagaaacaaatgcTATATAATCTTAATACAATTTGTGTTATAACCTTCATTTAATATATCACATCATATTAgtagtgttttataatgtagTTCAAAGATGTtatccatgcaaaaataatacgATGGttaatcaatttgaataaacCAGATAATCTaaaatgcacttacacatctttgcatcttTACGAAGGATGGTTTACCTTAAAATACCACAATTATTAAggaattaaatattatatatacatctGTTAAAAAATGAGGTTAAAATACTCTGTTATCCCACATTTTACTAAAAAGCGCGTtaaacgttgtttactgacgtcatagagcgcagtaattttaaatcactattgatgtcaaatagtaactatttaaatcgcgtttttacgattattcattatctatttaaattaattgcatacttatataattgattgcgcattattgaaatgaaataatgtacttttcataaaccatataataaaagaaataagaagtagcGCGTTGAGGTGCATAACTCATCGTACATGGTGTTGTAAGAtgcgtttttccagcactggtcaaatgaccggaaacacacgtccggtatgcaggAATACCTCTCTCATAACCGGAcccacatgatagatacttatagttatATGCTAATATTAACAGCATCTAGCCATTAATTTTCGAAATAattttcagtaaggttaaggtagttcgcgtagagttttgtttccgcaagtagtatgcataaccagcataatgttcaataaatgataaacatagcaactgttgtattcattccaaaatcgttaactttttatattacttcaagcgcaaaacatactcgatagcgccaccactagggcaacagcgccaccacttttataaatatgtgcatttatcctttttaagaagtgcttagcagttttgttgtgttccggcataggtactatacataacagttatgtttgcatgcgtgagaatgttcttacggggtgtgtaagcatcGAAATGTACCTGCtttgcaatcagatctcaaaatatgcacaagtccgattcgggagaaaagctcctgacaccacagtttgcacaatattgaactgaaatagtaaccagccaacagtagaagtgttcttacacggtaccacattctccgattttcgaaatatgtccgttaaatgaaattatcaaataaaatataaatcatactaacgtttgttcatgtaaacatagggcacagctccaccacggaagtgtcgacagctctttttctttgcaccaccgtaaagtggtggagctggcgtttagaggccgtgtaaTTGAAACGGGTATTTTTTTACGAGAGGAAAACATTTTTCCCTTACTCGTTTATAAAACCCTCAAAGTATCTtactttaaaaatgcattaaaacacattcgCATGAAGCATTATCAACAAACTCACTTTCATATTTAT
The DNA window shown above is from Mya arenaria isolate MELC-2E11 chromosome 6, ASM2691426v1 and carries:
- the LOC128237843 gene encoding insulin-like growth factor II, producing MWQTIVTLILTVLTDAITEAAQVQFVGCGSNLDTMLRLVCQDRGFNGIQKKRNIGFTRHGIVEECCHQPCSLGQLEQYCAVEGTVDTEEVLTNLKALTLHRQTLPTIERPSPIEEEVLSSETNEHLPTSNPWTMLAQTGQSHVYRNGPRTRFFYVRRLNPSPTRSPVIPAIDQQ